Genomic window (Lynx canadensis isolate LIC74 chromosome A1, mLynCan4.pri.v2, whole genome shotgun sequence):
tagaatccaaagcaggctccaggctccaagctgtcagcacagagcctgatgtggggcacaaactcacaaactgtgagatcatgacctgggctaaagttggatacttaaccgactgagccacccaggcgcccaattgtgttaattttctttactctttttcattctttttgtgtgtttgttcacCTCTGACTGGTTAATTTTATACGACCTGTCTTCAAGTTTGcagtaccttttttttctttgtttgatcAAATctattcttgatttttctgttgcaatttttaaaaatttcatttactaTTCTCCAGAGCTCCAGAATTTTCATCTGGTTCATTTTTATGATTTCCCTCtcttgaattctatttttttctttattgttttctgtctctgttgatTTGTTGTATTTCTCACTGAGCTTCTTTATAAtagatattttgaattatttaggAGGCAAACTAGAATTCTTTATCTTGAGGGGACCAATTATTAGAAAATCATTATATTCCTTTGGTGgtatattttatggatttttcaAATTCCTTCAAGTCTTATATTACTGTCTTGCACTTGAAAAAGTAGTCACCTCCTCTAGTCTTTAATGGATGGCATCAAGCAAGAACTATCATCCGTCAGACCTACTAGGTATTCAGGTTTTTCCAAACCTCTTTCTTCTATATACAGACTCCacacttcctgtttccttttttggagGAATCAAGATATTATGCCTTCTCTTCCACCTGCCAAGTGAGATAAGTGCTGGAAACCTCTTATTTGTTTTCCCTATTGTAATGCTGAATGTTTAAGTTTATGTACTCATTCTAATCCCACAGATTTGGGTCACCTTTATATACATGTTCTCTCACTGTCTgcaaactcattcttttttttttgtttgtttgtttccctctgaGAAATGCACAGGGACTTGGCCATAAggcaggatgtgtgtgtgtgaatgaagcATGCAGAGCATGGAGGGTACCCATGAACCACTTGGAAGATCTGCATGTGTAATGTAACAAATGGCTCCTGTGTGTGCTTCATGATGGAGTCTTTGAAATGGCTAATAGGATCCATCTACTTTTGATGCATTCTGGCCTTTCTCACTGTTTCAGGCCTGTCCCCACCTCTCACTTTGGAAATCACCTCAGTATTGTGCATGGTGTCTTTGGCAGTTTCCCACATAATGTAGAGACAGGAGTGCTTATTCACATGCCCTTACTTCCCTCTTTGGAAGACATTTTAAAGCAAGAGGATCTCTCTTGACATGGATCTGTGCTGCCATAGGAAAATGGTGACATGGGTAGAGTGAAatattccctttccctcttcaaTGCATTCAGTCATGGACACTTTGCTATAATGGTTTGCTTGAGCTTTGGTACTGGACTCCTGGACTCAAGCAAAGACATTCTTATCCATAGGTAATTGGATAAGCTTTTTGGGggtaaaatgttataaaactcCGATTCCATGATTTGGTAACATCAGTCAAATTGTAtaagacttgaaaataaattgtatatagtAGCCAAGAgttaagtgggaaaaaatgacattttacttaccttttaaaaaatgtttatttatttaatttgagggaTTAATaggtagaaagggagagagagactctcaagcaggctacGCGCTGTCAGCACTTAGCCTGGCaaggggcttgatttcatgaaccggaagtgccaaaatcaagtcagacacttacccaactgaaccacccaggctccctgatatCTTACTTAATTACTGTACATACATTGGTAAATTTGGAATTGGGAATAATTTTGACTTTTATGAAGAATTATGAGTTTAGTTATGCAAATTAAtcaattttaaattgtaatagTATTCTATGTGcttctgaaaaatgttttaaaaagtcggTAAAAAAAACCTAGTAAGATCTTACTTATATCAATGTATATGTCTTTTGCATTTGTATATTCCAAATACACAGGAAACTGCAAAAAATGAGTACATGTAACATACCTGCTATTTCCccccaaggaaataaaatacagtggagatttaaaaaaaaagggaatttaagTTTCTCCATCATCTTttatcttacatattttatatggtGTAAGGAATGATGTCCTGcttatgacaaatattttaaaaaatcaaatacttagcaaaataaaaagaaagagtcaATCACTTTTGTTCAAATATGagtttataggggcacctgagtgactcagtgagttaagcgtcctgacttggctcaggtcacgatctcatggttcacaagtttgagccccaagttgggctctgtgctgacagttcgagcctggagcctgcttgggattctgagtctgcctttccctgtgcccctccccttctcccattctctctctctctctctctctctttcactctctctctctctctctctcaaaaataaacattaaaaatttttaaaaatattagtttatGAACTGAAATCAATCCATTACCTGACAAAGTAAAGTTTCACAAAGGTCTATTAACAGTATTCTTGTTAGTAATTAGAAGGTTTCATGGTATGCAGCcttactgggggaaaaaatctcaaTGTGGACCTAATTGCTTGCACTTCCAACTTCATATTGTATGTGATGACAACATGAGACAATCAGAGCATATGGTTAATGCAGTTAATTAGCTCTCATTCTAGTTAGTCAActgtaaatacacacaaaaatctaaGACCCATATAAGTGCCCACTGAATCTGTGCTCCAGCGGAGAGGAGACTGTCATTCAGCAATGCACTGGAAACCAGACCAATAGCAGCatttaaacagaaatttttaCCTGTTGGACTAAAGATCCAGCTTTCAACTTTGATTCAGAAGTGAGAAACTGTACTTTGttagcttcatttttctctttaaggtCCACAGTGTCTTAAATAATTGACTCCTAAAATTAGGGAAACTGGATTTGTATTAGGTAAGTAAATTTCTTTCAAACCTCTATGCATTCATTATAAGCATCCCAATGTAATTCCAGCTCTGTTGATATGTCTAAGTAAAGTAAGTTTATTTCACCGTTTACATTCCACTTTCCTTCATGAAAATAAGAtagtattgtattttaattttgtttattagcTGCCTAGTAGTCATGTGTCCTTATTGAAGGAAAATACATaattcataatatataaatactttttgGATTTGATTGCCTTCAAATAAAtcttacatattttcttcttaaagtctTGGTATGAATGTAGTGATTTTATTGTGACCGTGATTACACTCAAAATGTATATTATTGTCACAGTCTCTATCATTGtcacagaaaaatatacaaagataatATTCAGCTCTACCCATCTCTTCCCTCCTTATTTACCTATGCTGTAATAGGATAGAGATAAGTAGAGAAATAACCTCCCCATTATTCATACTGAGTcgtcaaagcataagagagacTGTTAGTTATAGAGGACAATCTGAGCTTTCTTGGAGAGAAGGTAGGAGGAGGATGGGCTAGAAGGGAGATGGTCATAacagagggcacttgttgtgatgaacattgggtgttatatgtaagtggtgaatcactaaattgcactcctgaaactaatactacactgtatgttaactaactagatcTTAAATACAAACTTGAAGCATAAATAAACCAGAAATATACCAAGAACACAGTTCACAATGAACTAAAGCAAATTTCcaagaatgggtaaagaaattacCCATTTCATTCCAAATTTTCCTGCTACTTTTAACCTATTCcatcaaggtaaaaaaaaaatccctcatctATGGATGTCTGaggtaatattttctattttatgcataaattttaggatatcacatgaaaaaaattcctCATCTGACTAAATGACTGTCTTAATATAATACTTTCTCTATTCATTGAAGAAATTATAGTCTGCAAGATCTGCTTTACCTCAGAATAACTTCAcaataaactgaaaacagaaccaacaaaaagagacagattctgaagatgacaagaattttttttcttatgtttccaGATAAAAGAATCATCATGCCTGAGAAACTAACCAATGTGACCCTAGTAACACAATTTTTGCTCCTGGGACTTCCTGATAATGAGGTGCTTCAGAGACTGTATGCCCCATTCTTCTTGCTGATATACCTGGAAGCACTGATGGGCAACTTGCTCATTATCACAATCACTACCATTGACCAGCATTTCCAATCCCCTATGTATTTCTTCCTGAAAAATCTGTCCTTGATTGATATCTGTTATATTTCTGTCACTGTCCCCAAATCCATCATGAACTCTCTGAACAACAGTCATTCCATCTCCTTTGTGGGATGTGCCTCACaggtttttcttgttgttttctttgctggcACAGAGTTTGCCCTCCTTCTAGTGATGTCCTATGACCGTTATGCTGCCATCTGCTGTCCCCTGCGCTATGAGGCCATCATGAGTAGAGGTACCTGTGTGCAGATGGTGACAGCATCATGGTTTAGTGGGTGTGTCTATGGATCCATTCATGCTGCAGGTACATTCTCTGTCCACTTCTGTGGGCCAAACATGGTGCATCAATTTTTCTGTGATATTCCAGCATTGCTTACTCTTGCTTGTTCTGGGGAGCAAAGTCtagaatatatgtttattattgttagttgttgttttgcttttgtatgttttattttaatggttgcttcctatgtttatattatttccaCAGTTCTAAGAATTCCTTCTTCACAAGGCAAGTTTAAAACCTTCTCCACCTGCATGCCCCATCTAACTGTGGTAGCCTTGTTCCTCTTTTCTGGATCTATTGCATATTTAGGTTCAACCTCAAAATCCCCATCATCACTGAACCTCTTTATGTCAGTGTTATATTCTCTGTTACCTCCCAGCCTGAATCCTGTAATTTACAGCCTGAGAAACAGGGACATGAAAGTGGCACTTGGAAAATTTTTGGGTGCGAAATgataccaaatatataaatatgcaaaatgtCAATGTCTCTGATACCTACTAACTTCAAATTATTACCTACCTTCAAATTGTTATCAATAATAATGATCTGGTAGCATCAATCTATTGGTTTGTACATGTAAttcaataattacaaataaaaatattttccaatacaaattcaaataatttcaaaatatctgGTTAATACAAATTGTTGTAAAGTTATTAGATATCCATTGTATCATTGGTACTGCTCCACAGGATGCTGCATTTACATGGTTACATGGGTCTGAATGTTGGTGGAGTGTCTTAGCAATTTCTAACTCAGGGGAAATGTTTCCATCTCTGTGTTCACATCAATAGGCCCCTGGTATAACGtaatattgtttttcatttcaaatttaatCCAATCAGCCCTGGGTTAATTCTCACTTGGgaatattttatgataatttcaaattttacacaatttagtatagtcacagattgcaatttttttctaacttactCTTGCAGTAGTTATGGAAAACCAGTAATACcaaatttgttatatttttttcctttctttgtattgGCAAGAATAATAGTACAAGCTCATTTTAACTGATTTATTGAATTAGTCTCACAATATTAGACTTGCAAATACTACAATTATAACAGGCTTTGAAAAATTTTGTAAGTATAGTATAATGTTAGCTGGTGTCAGTGAGAGTCacataatgacattttttaaagtactgaaattGGTTTGTAAAGGAGACAATACTCATTATGcaatccaaacagaaaaaaaatagtatgttgATCTCACATATCCAGTAACAGGATAATTAAAAAAGACAACACGTTTTATTCCTACActtattctttatacatttatttttgaactttttatgTTTCACATAAATTTATGTAGAAACTTAAATTTGTATAgcaagaaattgaaagtaaagtttaatttactttctaaattttagtatgtttgttttcacttatttcttagtttaattatttctttttatgcttgttttttaacattaaatttcttattatttttttaacatttatttattgttgagagacagagacagataatgaacaagggaggggcagagagagagggagacagaatctgaagcaggctccaggctctaagctatcagcacagagcctgatgtggggctcaaacccacaaaccgatcatgacctgagtcgaagtcggatgcttaaccgacttagcgacccaggcgctcctaatttcttattattttaaatgtacttctGGTTAACTTATGTGTATGAATacctttgaataaaaaaaataatttacttttaaactaTCCTAgcttttattccattatttctcCCTTCATGTCCCCCTACTATCTTCACACTTTTGACCttctatatgtcttctttctgTCCATCTCATTTacctcatatttatttttcttctttcttaaaaatttttccagATTTGTCATCAATTATAgcataatttctttattatttggttgttttcttctCTGGCATCTCACTGGTTTTTACCCATAAGTTTCTTCCTTATGTTTCCTCTTTGTGATAATATTGGAGATGATGTGATGCTAGTTTGTTCTAGTCTTAGAACAGAGAACTTGATGATGAGGATGAGATTTCTGAGTATATCTAAGTTATACATGTGAATTTgccaattatttcctttatttctgcatAAACATTCTGAAAGATAACTACTACTGACTTTTATACAAAAAAATTGGAATCAATAAATGGTAAGAAATGAATCTTAAGTCAGTTAGCCAATAATTAACACTATAACCATCTAAACTTAACAAAGAAACTACTCTGTATTAGCTAAAGACATATTTTGCTATTATTCTCCAATAGTGGGTATTATTTTCCAATATTCTCCAGTGGTttttgcaagtttttaaaaatatttgtatattactGTAAATCAACATTTATCTGAACCCTGTAATAAACATATAGCTGCTAACATTTGTTGTCATCATTGTACAAAAGTGTTATTGTTTTTCATTGATATAAAATGGATAGAAAAAATGtagttaatacatattttgaaaacacGTGTACAATACAATACATATATTGGGAAACATtcagactgttttccataatgggtGTTGGAATTTACATGCCTTTCAATAACATACATGGATCTACTATTCTCTACAGTCTCACCACACTTATTTTCAACTTTCATTTTGATAAAAGGCAAATAATGCGTATCATGTGACATATAGTGATTTCAGTTTCTATATCTTTGATTATTAGTGATATTCAGCACCTTTTTATATACTTGATGACCATTTATATGTCTTCCTCAGAGGAATGacttttatgtcttttgccagtttttaatggatttaaaaattgtttgctgatgatttttatatacttttatttataaatctatatttcacatgtttatttgcatttacatatgtttaattaattaaatgtaggtatatattttaatatatatttatatatatccatattaagttaaaaaattttaattatatgatttttaaatgtttttacatgTCAACACCTTATGCaaaatatgatttacaaataatttctcccatgTCACAAACAACTAAAGGTTTTTAATTTGATGCAGtatcatttgttgatttttgcaattgttgcttgtgcttttggtcaTAGCTGAAAAATCTTTGCCAAGACTGATATCAAAGAGCTTTTTTCCATATGTTTCTTCTAGTTACTCTTTCAAGTCAGCTCATAATCCATTTGGGGTTAATTTTCATGTGTGGTGTAATACAacatctaatttcattctttttttaaaagttttattgaaatcccagctagttaacatacagcataatataagtttcaggtgtacaatcaagtgattcaacacttccatacaacacccagtgctcatcacaaatagttcactccttaatccccatcctcTATTAACCCATCTCTACATCCCACTCCCATCCTGTAACCatagcttgttctctatagttaggactctgtttcttggttgccttatctctctctttttccatttgctcctttgttttgtttcctaagttCCATATAgtagtgaaaacgtatggtatatATCTTCCTCTGACCCATTtggcttagcataacactctagttccatccacattattgaaaatggcaaagtttctttctttttgatggccgagtaatagtctcttttatatatttataccacctcttcttaatccattcatcagttgatggacatttgggctttttccatagtttggctactgttgatagtgctgctataaacatcggagTGAATctgccccttcaaatctgtattttcatattctattgGTACAGGGTAGTGTGactgctgggtggtagggtagttatattttcaactttttgagaaacttcttcgctgtttcccagagtggctgcaccagtgtacatttccatcaacagtataagagggttcccctttctctgcatccttaccaacatctgctgttgtttgagttgttaattttagccattctggcaggtgtgaggtggtatctcatcatggttttgatttgtatttccttgatgatgaatcccgctgagcatcttttcatgtgtctgtgagccttctggatgtcttctttggaaaagtgtcatttatgtcttctgcccatttcccatttcttcactgggttatttggcttttgggtgttgagtttgataagttctttatatgttttggatattaacaattgatcagatatgtcatttggaaatatcttctccccttatGTACCCTGTTTTGatgattttttcttcctctgctggacagaacgtgtgtgtgtgtgtgtgtgtgtgtgtgtgtgtgtgtgtgaacttccaatagtttatttatgcttttgtttcccttacctctggggatgtgtctagtaagaaattgctacagttgaggttaaagaggttgctgtctgtgttctcctcttggattttcatggtaaatattttaaatgaaagcagATTTTACAAACTTGGGAAAAACAATACACAGTGctataaatgtaaataacaaaacaattaaaaccaAATTTATTTGCACCCTCAAATATATATACCAGATCAATATTCAGCTTGTTATATAATTTAGagcatatattttcattctgtcTTGATTTAAATCTAACATTAAATATAGTTCACTGGGCTCTATCCCCTGTTTTTCCTATTTGAAGAGGCCTGATAAGATATTTCTAATGATACACCTGGGACAAGATGACGGCTCAAAAGCAAGACTGTGAGGTGTCAGATATTCATGCCAGGGCTACATCCCATGATTACTCCTGGTTGAAATGTTTCACACAGGAATGAACTCATAGTATTTAAGGGAAAATAGCTTCTCTGCAAGACCATAGTTTCCCCAAAGGGTCACATATAAcaaattgaaaagaattttatgCTCTTTGAAACTATGAGTGGAAAACCTCAGACAAGATGAACTTCATTAATTTCCCTCTCATACCATGGATAGCAGAAGAgctgaaagaaacagaagattttGGTAATCAACATAACATTAGAATTTTGAATCACAGCAGGTGAGCATAAACATTGGGGATTCACAAATTTGTAGGAGcataaatgggttaaaaaaaaaagcctccatgGACTACTTTTGACCAGAAAGGTGCAAAAATGCCTTTCTCTTTGAAAACGTTCATTTCAAATAGCTGATATATGTAAGTAGCATGAcatatacaaatgtttatatacatttcctattaagtattcattttaattgctTGAAGAATCGCCCCCTTAAAATGGCCAGAATTAAATAGGAGGCCAAGATAGCAAAGATCACAGTCTTTGTCTAGACAGCATATCTATGAGGTGTTATGTCTGATTCAGGCTCTGTGAAAATGATGATTCCAATGGAAATTATTAGGAATCAAAGATATGTATTGCCTTATTTTACCATGGACATGAAACTAAATTTGAATCATATTTATAATATCACAAAGAAAATCTCACTAAACATCCTCTATAAAATCTTAGacctaaaaaaaaatgacactaacTGTTCAATGATatttcataaag
Coding sequences:
- the LOC115512584 gene encoding olfactory receptor 14A16-like, with amino-acid sequence MPEKLTNVTLVTQFLLLGLPDNEVLQRLYAPFFLLIYLEALMGNLLIITITTIDQHFQSPMYFFLKNLSLIDICYISVTVPKSIMNSLNNSHSISFVGCASQVFLVVFFAGTEFALLLVMSYDRYAAICCPLRYEAIMSRGTCVQMVTASWFSGCVYGSIHAAGTFSVHFCGPNMVHQFFCDIPALLTLACSGEQSLEYMFIIVSCCFAFVCFILMVASYVYIISTVLRIPSSQGKFKTFSTCMPHLTVVALFLFSGSIAYLGSTSKSPSSLNLFMSVLYSLLPPSLNPVIYSLRNRDMKVALGKFLGAK